A genomic stretch from Lathyrus oleraceus cultivar Zhongwan6 chromosome 2, CAAS_Psat_ZW6_1.0, whole genome shotgun sequence includes:
- the LOC127118745 gene encoding 14-3-3-like protein A, giving the protein MATAPTPREEFVYMAKLAEQAERYEEMVEFMEKVTAAVESEELTVEERNLLSVAYKNVIGARRASWRIISSIEQKEESRGNDEHVTVIRDYRSKIETELSNICNGILKLLDSRLIPSAALGDSKVFYLKMKGDYHRYLAEFKSGAERKDAAESTLTAYKSAQDIANTELPPTHPIRLGLALNFSVFYYEILNSPDRACGLAKQAFDEAIAELDTLGEESYKDSTLIMQLLRDNLTLWTSDMQDDGADEIKEAAPKGNDEPQ; this is encoded by the exons ATGGCCACCGCACCAACACCGCGTGAAGAGTTCGTCTACATGGCGAAACTCGCCGAACAAGCCGAACGTTACGAAGAGATGGTGGAGTTCATGGAAAAAGTAACCGCCGCCGTCGAAAGCGAGGAACTCACCGTCGAGGAAAGGAACCTCCTCTCCGTCGCTTACAAAAACGTGATCGGAGCACGACGCGCTTCGTGGAGGATCATCTCCTCCATCGAACAGAAGGAAGAAAGCAGAGGCAACGACGAACACGTGACGGTCATCCGTGATTACAGATCTAAGATCGAGACTGAACTTTCCAACATCTGTAACGGTATTCTCAAACTTCTTGACTCACGCCTCATCCCTTCTGCTGCGCTAGGTGACTCCAAGGTTTTCTACCTTAAGATGAAAGGTGATTATCATAGGTATCTTGCTGAGTTTAAGAGCGGCGCTGAGCGTAAAGATGCCGCTGAAAGCACTCTCACTGCTTATAAATCTGCTCAG GACATTGCAAACACTGAGCTGCCTCCAACTCACCCTATCAGGCTTGGTCTTGCTCTGAACTTCTCCGTGTTTTACTATGAGATTCTTAACTCTCCTGACAGGGCTTGTGGCCTTGCAAAACAG GCTTTTGATGAGGCTATTGCTGAGTTGGATACATTGGGAGAGGAGTCATACAAGGATAGCACTTTGATTATGCAACTTCTCCGTGATAACCTCACCCTTTGGACCTCTGATATGCAG GATGATGGTGCTGATGAAATCAAAGAAGCTGCACCTAAAGGCAATGATGAACCACAGTAA